The sequence CACGCTTTTAGGGATAGACTAGAAATCTAAAATGCAAACCTGTGGGTAAATAGTACAGTCCAAGTGAAACAAACTTTTGCTGGCCATTTTGCAAGGCCAAGGTTTCACCTACAGGCTGTtgcagaaatagaaaaaggatTTGTTTGTCCTATGTCCTACTTTTATCATAATAACATTGTTGAAAGAATTAATGAATGCAGGCTACAGCATGGTTTTTGTATGTCACCAGAAAACAGTGTTTGAAGTGGTTTATTTGATTGTGGTATTGCAAGTCCAGGGTCAGTAATAGTTGTTCTTAAGTAATGTTTATGGGTTCTTCTTTAAAGAGAGGGATTTCTGTACACTCATTTAGTGGTAGCTCTGCCCTGATTGTAAGCTTTTCAGTCTCCAAACTGGTAGGTTAAATGGAAAAACTACTTTTGTTGCATAGTTGCTGACTCCTTCTTACGTCAGCATTATTACTAATAAACGAAATGTTTTCTGTATGTGTCAGTGTGTGTTGCTACATAGAAGTGTGAGCACTCACTCCACGCTGACTTCTATGGTTCAGATCAGATTTCTGTCTCAAAGTGGTGACAGAGATAGCAAGCAAGCACATGCATGTGTATTACAGCTGTGTTAGGAGCAATTGCTCTCATAACAATAGGTAGTTGCTTGTGCTCATTAGTAGCTCATTAGTTCATCTGAGGAGCTGTGATCTAATTAATAAAAGTAATCTGGAgactttcttctctctgtggCCAGGAGACCATAGGTACCAAGGGCTTCACGATGAGCAGTTTCCTCTTGTGACTATCCAGGTCGAGTTTGTCAACCAATGTAGGCTTGAGAGGTGGTGAGGACAATTACAGCTGCATCACAGTGTTTTTTGTGGATGATTACTGGAAAATATGGGTAATGCACCATTTGAACATTGAGAAATGGATGGCAGCATCGATGGGTCAAAGGGAGCTGGAGTTGTCCTAAGGTCACCAGGAGCTCTGTCTGCACAGCTGGCCAAGACCCTGCCCTTAGTTTAGCCAACAGGTGACCACACATTCCCACTATGGTCCCAACAATTGTCTGAGTCAGCACTGGCCTCCATGAGCAGCAACCTATTAAACAGTAAAAGACCAAAGGAGAACAGCTTACAAGAGAATACACGTGGGAATTATTAACCTGTGTAAATACATATGTTATGTTGCCCAGTCTTTCCAAATGAGTCTGTGAAGCCCATGCCATTATTTCCTTTGCTGTGTTTCACCTGCAGATGCCATACAGTTACCACATCCTGTCAATGCTTCCATGAGAGTCATTTTCCTCCATTAACATTTTTCTGATGGTGAAAATGTTAATGAAAATTCTGCAAAGAAAAGTTATATTCTGGTTAGACTTTCTGGTAGAAGCTGTATCATAGGGTGTCCAAATTGCAGTGGCACTAGTCAAGCCCCCTCGATTCACACCTGACCAGATCTTTCAAtgtaaaaaaattgtatttgcaTCAAATACCatgtttccttcctttctttctttctttctttctttctttctttctttctttctttctttctttctttctttctttctttctttctttctttctttctttctttctttctttctttctttctttctttctttctttctttctttctttctttctttctttctttctttctttctttctttctttctttctttctttctttctttctttctttctttttctttcttcctttcttcctttctttccactGTTTTCAAGGTCATtggaagatattttaaatatagaaTTGATTTTAAACACAGGGTGTTCTTGATGacgtaattttttttaaacaaagtatTACGAAAACCATTATTTAAGTTGTAAATAGAACAAATTTACAAGTTTTCAAATATATGATTAAGGCTAGGGTTTTAAATCCATGTCCCACAGGTGATATGTTGGTGTGGTTGTTGAGGTGGGGGAAGAGTATTGGGTGGTgagttttggggaaggagtggTTTGGGCTTTTAGCCCAACAAAATAAAGGAAGTTTTCAGTTGAGCGTCTGTCTTCTTCTGCAGAGGAAACTTGCAGAATATGTTTAGGGTTGTTTTAGTCATTAGAGGTGAAGCACACAATAATGGCCAGCCTATGTTTGTACAATTGGAGGATATTTCTCATAATGAAGGAAGTCTCCAAGGTCAGCATCAACAATACCCGGAGAAGTTACATCACAAAGCCGCAGCTGCACCAGCCTGCTCTCTTCCTCTGCTTCACCCCCCACCTTTTATTTTTGCACACTCTTTCTCAGCATAAGTTGCACACATCTCTTGCAAGAATACCATGGTTTTGACTTGGGCTTGTGTATACCATGCTATTTAGCTATTAAACATACCCCACTCCACCTTCAAAAATGGAacctgaatattttttttaaagtttccttATAGTCTTCTAATATCCTGTACATTCCCAAACTCGATTTGTCTAGCTTCTGGTTTTGCAATGAGAAATACATTGTACTGTgatgatggcagcagcagcaccacctgGATCTAGTTTTGGCCTGTGCATTTTAGTTACCTCCTGTCATGTGATGGCAGTAGGCATGGCAGCTCACACCTTTGTGTTGAGCTGTGTCTGAAGAAAAAGGCTCTGGGTTATTTtagagaagagggaaaagagaaaaggctAGATCTTAATTTTTATAGTGCACTTTGTGTCTCTATTTACTATGGAAATTATTGTTACTGGTACATAAAACACCATTTGGAAACCTTGGATATAATCTGTTTCTTTcttggcatttttctttttgtgtgtgttctATACATGATATTTCAGTGCAAGGACTCTCTTttataattctttttttaagcaGTATTTTTCATGAGTGTTTTCTTGGTTTAACTGTTACCAAACCATTTACTAATTGACTGTTAATCTAAAATCAGCTTTTCTTATAATGGAAAGAACAAGGACAATCCTAAGAAGCTTACCTGttccttttatttgttttccaaCCTCCTGGTGAGGTTTTCTGTTGTTCCATCAACAGGATAGTAAAGTGAGAGGTTGCTCTACATACTTCTTATTGCTGTAGACCTTTTTCTGTTTATATCCAAAACTCTGACTCAATGCTGTTGAAGTCAGCCAAGTCTCTCCCTGGCTTCAGGTTGTTCTGAATCAGCCTATAAACCTAAAATTCAAAGCTGCTTctaacaaagaaaacaaaacatcttTCCTTCAATTCCTAACAGAACTTGTGTTGTGGTTTAAGCCTGTTGTTCACATCTAATCATGTTCACCAGTGATTATTCCAAGCATCATATGTTTGTGTGAAATCACCTAGTATTCAGTATTTCCTTCATTGCATTTGGTTAATCTAcaattaatgcattttaaaagggCGGTGGTgttctgccatccctgccctctcaCTCTGCAATTGAGAATGGTGGTTAGGAAGGGTTATAAACGTCATCTAGGTAGTTAGGTAACCCCTGGTATTTAAGGAGGTAAGAATAAACACTGATCTTCTTTTAGGTGTGGATAGGTGTGAGATAGGTTGAATCGGACAAGTTGAAGGAGGatttttaaagttgaaaaaatgtgttttggaAGGTGTGCTAGATGTGTTGGTTATAAGTTGCTCATCCTTGCCCTCCTCTGCATTGTGGCCAACACTTTACTTTATTTTCCCAATGGTGAAACAAGATTTGCTTCAGAGCATCACCTCAGCAAATACGTGGAGTGCCTTCATGGCATTCTAGGTGGAGGCTTTCTGGTAAGTATTAACCTAGTGTCTtctttcaaatttattttggaGGTACTTGGTACTGCTCTTTCTCTACTGGTTACCTGAATTTATTAATCAAATATCTTTGTCAACAGGTGTCTCTGTAGttgtatatataaaaaagagCTGTATTATCCCATAGctataattaattattattgaTTTTGTTATCTACAACATTATGTCGCTTTAAAGCTAAAAAAATCATAGGGTCAGGGGCACAGAATCCAAATGCAAAAGTGAAACAAAGCCTCTCAGCAAGTCACAGTTAACATAAATGGTTAAATCTTAAATTGTTGTTATATTATTGAACTactttccttttaaatgtcccTAAATAATGAGCATTTAGATATAATTCCTTAATTTCTATTATCTGACATGCTGACAGCTATTTCTCTGCCTTAGCTGTTTATTCAGAGGAATTGAGTGGTAGTTGTCAAAGCTTTGCATTTGAGTAACAGGATGCAAGGACTGAGTGTGTTTATTATAGGATGTCATTAATCTGAAGTTCTTATTTTCTATCTTTTCAGTTTTGTGGATCACACTGCAGCATATTTAAGACCTCTAACTCCAGGcttcctttttcatcttcttttagAAGTCCTCTTAGAAATAGGTtataggtcccttccaattcttAAGACTATGATTTTATGATCTCAAGGTGTCTGCAAATCACAGGTTGAAAACAATTGCATGCTAAGGTGTTTTGTGTTGTGAGAGGTGCTTACAGCTGTATTACAGTCCCATTGGGACCTGGAGTGGGATTTGCAAAGACTGGGCTTTACACACAGAATAATACAAATGGAACCAGTGGAACTTCTCCTGCAGTGCACTTGTACAGCCTCTTCTGGACTTGAAGCATTGAGGCTCAGCGTCGGGTTTGAGTAAGGGTTGACAAGTATGTGTCTGTTCAACAGGATAGTTATTGTTCTAGTTTCATGTTAAGTAAGTCTGTGGCATTTGCAAATAACTCTCTAccctttctttattttttttccagagtacTCTTGGGTGTAGAGTCTTAAGTGGACACTGTTAAGTGCTATTATTGCTGGTGGGAGGATCCTCTTTTTAATCAGCTCCTTCTTGTTCATTCAGCTCCTTCAGTTCTTTCTTGATTTTATGCTAAAAACTCAGGATGGTTTATGCTTTTCATGGATAGCTTCTGCTTTGTTACTTTGCATTTCTGTCACTGGGAACTGGTTGTGAAATCTTGGAAAAAAGTAGATGTCTATAATAAGATGTTTGTCTGAATTGAGCAAAATTTTATTAGACTTTCTACTGTAGTCAGACTGGTTTTTCACACAGGTAATTATGGTTGCTCTTAAGTAACAAGTATATTGGCAGCAGCTGTTTTTCAAATAACTTTATTTTGTAGTCCTCATTGGAATAAAGCtaatgccctttttttttttttttttttttttttttttttttttttttggcagagcATTTTATTTGCAAATACAGCATtgaatgaaaagagaaatttttaaagctgaaataCTTTAAATGTAGCAACACCCCAACAGTTTCTTTCTGTGCTTAAGTGCAATATTGCCACAGTGGCAATAGAAATATACATGTGCTGGGGTTGGTGATGTCAGTAGTGAGATGCCTACTGTGTTAAATAGGACTAAAGCTGAATGACCTGTACAGCTTACTGCCAAGAAGCAACATAAATGAATGCAGTTTGAGTACTGTATTATATCTGCCCTCTCTGTGCAACCAAAAGGAAcagtgtggggtttttgttccATACCCAGGTACTCATTCCAGCTGCAGTGTTCATTGGGCTTCACAATGATGACTGCTGTGGGTGCTTTGGCCATGAGGGCTGTGGAAAGAGCTGTGCGGTAAGTGAGCCTATACATCCCAGTCCCAGGTAATCCCAAAGACAAGGCGatggctgtgctgaaagttcaTGTTTATGTCTGCTCTGCAGATGCTGTCCTCAGTTCTGGCAGCCTTTGTTGGGATCCTTGGCTCTGGATACTGTATAATCATTTCAGCACTGGGCTTGTCTCAAGGACCGTATTGTCTTACCCACCTAGAAAGAAACTGGATCTATCCTTTCACTGACTCCTCTGGAGGGTAAGTTGTCTGTTCATGAGGAAGTTATCTCTTCCCAATGTACACATGGGCTTTATTCCAGTACCTTTCAGCAATGTTCAGTAACCATATATCAAAATCTATTCATAACTCTATCCTTCCCAATTCGAACATAACAAATGGCATCAATTACCCTTGCTGCTAGAGTATAAAATcaaagccattaaaaaaatataggtGATTAAATCTATACATCATATACTGTTCATGTCCAGGAACATCTCTAACAAAATATAAAGTTTTAGGACTTTGAAGTATTTACAGACTAGGAATAGTAGTTGTTAAGATATTTGTCTTATCATTTGTGTAAGAGTCTGTTTTGTCAATCtttcttctgaagctgcttTGCACCAGCATAAAGTGGCACAATGCCCACATTAGTGACAATGGCATAGAATCTCATAAATGAAACTTGAGAAGATTTATAAGAATCTTTGTACACTGCAGGACAGAGAGGGCAAGAAGCTCCTAACTAACCCTAATTAAGGTTCTCCTGCGAAAAAAGTCTCAGTGTGCTATTCTCCATTAATGCACATAAATCCTGATGTGGTTCATATCACGGCGGGCATTTAAAGTGTCTGTGTGGCTGGCAACCTCAAGGGTGTATCTAGCAACAGCTTATGGCTGATGCCAGACTAGAGACAGTTGGAGTACTAAGAAGCCACATAAAGCTCTTTGCAGCAGAGTTTGAATTTTATATTTCACTTGTATCTCTTGTATAGTTTGTACTTCACTTGTATCATTCctctttctccatctttctgaCTGTGACTGAGTGTAGAAGAACTAGCTTAAGTCCTTGCTGAAGGCAAGTTCTGATGTTCTCAAGATGTGAGTGAGCAGTAACAGCTGAAATACTGCAGTACCTCACcatattttttctgtgtttggcTCATCCAAGTAAGCATATGAGGGCCCAAAGACAGTGACACAGGAGAGAAAGTGACCCATTTGCCTCAGATCAATGATTGCTATCTTTAGAAAAAAAGCCCAATCTTGCAAAGCTCATGTGACTGTTTTGAGAAAAaccttttctctttcagcttTCTTGAGTTTGTGCCTCACTTTAACCAGCAATAGGAAACCTTAACCTGCATTTATAccttagattatttttttagaaagaaattaagACACAGCAAAAATGTGTGGTTGATATTTCAACATCTTCCTAAACTAAAGAAACCTTGCATGGAGTAAAACATTGCTTTTTCTATTCCCTTAGGAGTCTATTTCTAAGGCAACCTAGCCTATTAGGACTCCATAGAGTGAATAGCCTCAATAGAGTTACAGGCTAGACATAATTTGGTTATAGTGTATGGTAAGTATCCTACTCTGACACAATGTTAATATGCTTTTAATTGCTGTGTACAGGTACTTGTTTGAGTATAACAAGTGGTCTGAATGTCAGGAACCTCAAAACATCGTGCAGTGGAACATCACCCTCTTTTCCATCCTGCTTGTTTTGGGAGGAATAGAATTCATTCTGTGCTTCATACAGATAATCAATGGCATTCTTGGAGGACTGTGTGGGTTGTGCTGCAGTCATGAGGAGGTAAGTAGTTTGCAGACATACCCATACTTCCAGATGAACATGTAACTTGTTACTTATACTACTGTGGAGTTTTACTCAGCAATTACTTCATAGGTATTCTTAAGCAACAATTCCCTGTACAGCTGTTCCTATAGCCCTGCTGTGGTTAGAATTTTCATGCAGTGTTTGATCACATGCTTTCAGCTGATTCCTCAACGGTCACAGTAATGTTAATCTGCCTAAGAGCTAGAGGGCTTTTGTCTGTCCAATGACACATGCAATCATCACACTGCATAGGTGATATAACTGAGATACTGATCTCCTGGTGTTTGTGGTCTTTGCCTAAACCATTGTGTTATTTTGTGGTGCTTGTTCTAACTATATTGTATTAGCCTTGGCTTTTGTCCACAGCAGCTCATAAGCTACTGACAATATGCTGCATATAATGAAAACTGCAGcatcctggccttgcacagtGGAAGTAAGAtaagagaaagaattaaattgCAAATAGCTAATAAAATCTGCAGACAGATCTGGAAGGTTTTGgaaggtggatttttttttttttagtgaggAAAGGAAATTTTCTCCAAATTTCTTTAAAGCCTTGTTAAATAGTTTGGACATATTCCAAAATCAGTATCAGAGCGCTAGTGTTGGAAAAACCATAGTTTAAAGCATGAACCAGATATAATTTATATCACACACTATAGGTAAGCATGTGTTTCACATTTTTAATTGACACAGTTGAGTCCTGGGGCTCTTTCAAAGCTATTGCCACTTTCTTCCCCCTGTCTTCCTTGCTCTAACTCCAGTATAGAAGAGCTATGCTATGGTTTTCTAAATGTGCTCAGgttaatttttgcatttttagttGGATACAATATTAGCATTCTTTCTATTAatatgtttctttctttttgttcccCCCCACAGACATATGTTTGCTAGAAACCTCACCATGTATTGACATTGGTGCATGTGTGTGCTGTAATGAATATactgtggatttttttaaaatattccaggCAAACTGAAATACACATTGTTGTCAAACTGTGCTGTTGCCATGAATTTAACTGACTTGGGGCCTTTGCCGTTGGAGTCATATGCAGGTTTTCCACTAACCTGCCTGAACTGAAAGTAAATGTATCCTGAATATCTTTGGTTCATTTCATCTTGGTACAGGCAACTGCCTTAAAACATGTCACTAAAGtgactttatttatttttctctttctactGACACAACAGCTCTGTACTTTGTCCTGTTTTCCCAATAAAGTTGCTCTTTCATTCCGATCTTGGAATGAACACAAAccaaatccagcctggcctggataAAAGGTTTTGGTTAGCTGGACCAAAACCAAAGCAGCAGTAAAATGTGGATGACTGAGGGCTTTTAAGAATTTTTCTGAACTTCCCCTGTATTTCACAAATAAAGATTTGTATTAAAAATACCCAGGAGGTGTCATTGATTCCTTCCCTGCCCATGTTGAAACACTGCTTGCCTGGTCTTGGAGTAAAGGACAGTGGTGGCCTGAGAGCATGGATTTAATGCAGTCAGGTTATAAcctgtttttcttctccagcagGCTCTGCCAGAGTAGGAACTGCTTCCTTGCTTGGTTTGGCTCATTGAACTGGAACAGGTGTTTGTTCCTCAATAAGGGTTCAACAACAGCTCTGGGTCAGATACAACAGCACATGTGGAGACTTAGTCCTGggtcagggctggcagctctcaaCCGGGGAGCTGAGAGGGTCCCTGCACATCTGAGCCTAGCTTAGCACCTCCTGGTCTCCCAAGGGGGATCACCTCCTGATTGCTCCATTTTATCCTGAGATAAAACAAGATGCGGGCATGACTCTTGTTTTTTGCCTCAGCTACCCTCAGGCCTCACAGCGTTCAAGGAATGCAGCCCAAATTCAGGTCAGTAAAGACAGATTAATCTGAAATACCTGACTTTACTGGCTATCAGCCTGAAGGCATTACTGTAAGGTCCTGGGTAAGAACCTTTGAAGTATGGCTTGTTGCACATTAGAGTGAATGTTTCATCACAAGTACATCTGAATAATGTGCTGCCAACAGCATTGCTGGCAAAGCCAGCATGGTAGCATTGCTGCTGGCAATGGCATTTTTCAAGTGAAAACCAAAATGTGACAAGCTCTTTATTTCAAAGGAATGAGGCTCAGTTTTTGAATTTAGCTGTTCATACTGTCCTTGAAAACAATCAAGTTAGTTTCTATTCATGGGATAAAAAGAAGTTCCAGTGGGTGACAGTGCATCCTTAGGCTATTTGTAACAAGGAGGGTGGTCCTTAAAGACAGCCAGAAACTTCAGGTGTATCTCAGGCTGTCTGCACAGTTAAGTCTGCCCTGTACAAATACATACctgaaaaaaagaagtgaaCTGTGAAAGCAAAATTGTCTACATACATCTACACCAGCAAAAGAATTCTCACATGAAAAGAGTTTGTATCTAGAATCTCAGGATACCTGAATTTTGCAAGAGTATTTATTCATACCTAAAT comes from Agelaius phoeniceus isolate bAgePho1 chromosome 10, bAgePho1.hap1, whole genome shotgun sequence and encodes:
- the TM4SF1 gene encoding transmembrane 4 L6 family member 1 gives rise to the protein MCFGRCARCVGYKLLILALLCIVANTLLYFPNGETRFASEHHLSKYVECLHGILGGGFLVLIPAAVFIGLHNDDCCGCFGHEGCGKSCAMLSSVLAAFVGILGSGYCIIISALGLSQGPYCLTHLERNWIYPFTDSSGGYLFEYNKWSECQEPQNIVQWNITLFSILLVLGGIEFILCFIQIINGILGGLCGLCCSHEETYVC